In Oncorhynchus mykiss isolate Arlee chromosome 19, USDA_OmykA_1.1, whole genome shotgun sequence, the sequence ttttaaagctaatttcctgcaattctacgtaCAGTATTTTGGCATGGCCCCAGGCCTATGACCAGGGTGGAAAATGCAAAAAATCACAGGTCAGATGTATCCGGGATGCTTTGGACATTAAATGAACACTCCAGATTTGACGACTTACTTTGAGATTTTGGGGGAATTAAATTTAAAGTATGCTAATATTTAAACACATTTTTTAGGTGGTTTGACATTTTAATTCGGACATTCAGAAATGAGATGGGGTTACAGGAAAATGGGAGAAATAGTGGGAAGGTTGGAAGCAGGGATTGATTCCTATTCTCAGGTAGAAAGTTGTTACCCACGTGCCTAGGAGTGTTACCACTACACCAAAATTCTGCAAAGGCTTCAATgcgctattgagtcttcacataggaatgatTGGTATCACGTGATCTAGGGCTTTTTTCCATTCATATACAGTCATTGGGATATACACTTAAAACGCAGTTGTGTCATGGGTCTACGGCCTACCTCCCTAATGAAAGGCCTACATTTATTTCATTAGGTACCAGATAGCATTGTCAGCATTTGTACGTTTAATTCTTCAAGAATAAATGGAAAACATAGGCTGTATCATGAATTTGAATTAAATGCTAACAACAGTAAAGATTTCGGGTTCAGATTGGGCTACCTGTATGAAATGTGCACTAACGATAGACTGGTAAAAAACGATAAGAAGGGAAATAATTCATGTTGTGCATTCTAAAAGCAGCCATTACCATTCTTTCACTCCATTCCTCTCTGCGCGCACGAACTCGCGCCAGACTTGATCCTGTTTGACTGGGTCGCGAGAGTCGGGGTTCTCCCAAGGACTCTCTCCGCCGCGGGTGTTTCGAGTCCTGTCCGGCGGAAGTTTGTACACAGAGACGGAGGACTGTGATATCAAAGCGACGTTAGGTGGGTCTGGCAATCGGTAGCCTGCTGAAGTTGCGCGTTTGTTGCCTTTCGTATCCATTCTAACTTTGCAAAGACAAATTGTGTAAATTTAGAACTGAGTGCGGATGTGCCCCCAATCACTACTGCCTTGTAGACTACTTTTGTCTCTAGGCCAGGGCTCAGCTTTCTATTGTTTACTTCTCCGTCTCCCCGGGAGACAGTCGGGTAATTCAGCTCTATTTATTCATCTATTCAATAATTGGTTTCCACAGCTATACCATTACCGTCTATACGGGACAGAAGATAAGGCCTACCGATGCCTATTCAAAGCACATTTTCCGAGACAAAATCAAATATAATTTTTCTTTGCACGGGCAATAATCAATCCGTGCTGTCAATGCAACAATGTGTGCCTGTGTTGTGCTGTGACGATAGATCTGCAATACAAGATTGTTGCACTTATGTTTTTAGTTATTATCATGGAATTATATCAGCAGAATAGCCTATTGGAGATCTTGAGAATGTTAACAGgggattaaaaatataaattGCACTCAATAGGATGCCAGCCAGGATTATAGGCTAAGGAAATGGTTGACATGACATATTATTTTGTataactgagtgtacaaaacattaggaacaccttcctactattgagttgcaccccattttgtcctcagaacagcctcaatttgttggagcatggactcaacaaggtgtcaaacgcattccacagggatgctggctcatgttggcTGGgtatcctttgggtggtagaccattcttgatacacattggACATTGTTGAGTgcgaaaaacccagcagctttgcagttcttgacacactcaaacccagGGCTGCCAACTTTTGTAGCAAGAAAGCTTGGAGTGAGATTTTAATTTCATTGCCCCCTGAAACAAACCCCAGGAACATTttactgttttaaagctaatttcctgcaattctacgtaCAGTATTTTGGCATGGCCCCAGGCCTATGACCAGGGTGGAAAATGCAAAAA encodes:
- the c19h2orf50 gene encoding uncharacterized protein C2orf50 homolog isoform X2, which gives rise to MDTKGNKRATSAGYRLPDPPNVALISQSSVSVYKLPPDRTRNTRGGESPWENPDSRDPVKQDQVWREFVRAERNGVKEWQKNWSFLKNYDQLGNHRAESPLPNYVPVFSDHIPNTTNQMFGSRVCTPLGRELMRMDKLLIGSYSKCKPGPDMQPC